A single region of the Nicotiana sylvestris chromosome 6, ASM39365v2, whole genome shotgun sequence genome encodes:
- the LOC138871097 gene encoding uncharacterized protein, which translates to MSFQGHLNYISRFKAQSKVICEPIFKMLRKDAETSWTEDCQKAFDKIKEYLSTPQELRKRFTKIEFQHVLRIHNEFVDALVTLSSMIHHPNRNFIDPILVKIHNQLAYYAHVEEETDGKPWFHDIKEYLAKGEYLEYAKHAQKCTFWRLPNHFFHSGGNLYRRTPDLGLLRCVDAKEASKLLEDIHAGTCGPHMNSFVLTKKILRASYFWMTMETNCIQYVRKCFQCQIHADMIKVPPKELNATSSLWPFTA; encoded by the exons ATGAGCTTCCAAGGACATCTCaattatatcagtcgcttcaAAGCACAGTCCaaagtcatatgtgaacccatcttcaagatgttgaggaaagatgccgagacaagttggaccgaggattgtcagaaagcttttgacaagatcaaggagtacctgtccactcCACag gaattgagaaagaggttcacaaaaatAGAATTCCAACATGTGCTCAGAATTCataatgagtttgtcgatgcattggtcaccttgtcatctatgatacatcATCCGAACaggaatttcattgatcccatcctagTGAAGATTCATAATCAGCTGGCGTAttatgcccatgttgaagaagaaacagatggaaaaccttggttccatgacatcaaagagtatttggcaaaaggagaatatctgGAGTATGCAAAACACGCTCAGAAATGCACATTCTGGAGATTGCCCAATcatttcttccacagcggaggaaatctgtatagaagaactcccgatttgggactgctaagatgtgtcgacgcaaaagaagcttctaaattgcttgaggatatacatgctgggacctgtggcccgcacatgaataGTTTTGTCTTgactaagaagatacttagggccagttacttttggatgaccatggagacaaattgcatccagtatgtccgcaagtgcttccaatgccagatacatgccgatatgataaaagtgccgccgaaagaactcaatgcaacaagctcactttGGCCATTCACCGCCTAG